The Methanothrix soehngenii GP6 genome has a window encoding:
- a CDS encoding transposase translates to MMLQIKNRCNPIEPPAISSDGNDSYPEAMLETWGKSPEYAGRGRPPTRKQPQPGWRCLQVTKHRSGGRLIRITHRVVYGDPNEVPSFLGLNTAYVERTNLTSRQMNGRMVRKTLSFSKEEEMLKASCALEDMVYNYGRPLKSLREESNSDQRQWDPRSPAMAAGITDHIWTIDEMMMLLVVPESINA, encoded by the coding sequence ATGATGCTGCAAATAAAGAATCGCTGCAATCCGATTGAACCTCCTGCAATATCGAGCGACGGAAATGATAGTTATCCTGAAGCAATGCTTGAAACCTGGGGGAAGTCGCCTGAATACGCTGGCAGGGGAAGACCTCCAACTCGAAAACAACCGCAGCCTGGATGGAGATGTCTCCAGGTTACAAAGCATCGATCAGGTGGAAGATTGATTCGCATCACTCACAGAGTAGTCTATGGAGATCCTAACGAGGTACCAAGTTTTTTGGGATTGAATACCGCATATGTCGAAAGGACCAATCTAACTTCGAGACAAATGAATGGAAGAATGGTTCGAAAAACCTTATCATTCTCAAAAGAAGAGGAGATGCTTAAGGCTTCTTGTGCCTTGGAGGATATGGTTTATAACTATGGAAGACCTCTCAAATCCTTGCGAGAAGAATCCAATAGCGATCAAAGACAATGGGATCCCAGATCTCCAGCTATGGCAGCTGGCATAACTGATCATATCTGGACTATTGACGAGATGATGATGTTGCTAGTGGTTCCTGAAAGTATCAACGCATAA
- a CDS encoding transposase-like zinc-binding domain-containing protein has protein sequence MKAGRLAIAGSFCWNKDCPDYGKVDHGNIVRYGRTSKGTQRLKCKTCGRVFVGNKGTIFYGLHHSPKEILECLAMLAERNSLAAIHRVKGIKEETIVDWLRKASAHVEEIEALLLANYHLTRVQLDAMWTYVGHKGEKATILKRSIEAHSGEVPR, from the coding sequence ATGAAGGCAGGTAGACTGGCAATTGCTGGTTCGTTTTGCTGGAATAAAGACTGTCCTGACTATGGCAAAGTGGATCACGGAAACATAGTCCGATACGGCCGCACTTCCAAGGGCACGCAACGTTTGAAATGCAAAACATGTGGCAGAGTATTTGTAGGAAATAAAGGGACTATCTTTTATGGCCTGCATCACAGCCCAAAAGAGATCCTCGAATGTCTGGCTATGCTTGCGGAAAGAAATAGCCTTGCCGCCATCCATAGAGTGAAAGGAATAAAGGAAGAGACTATTGTGGATTGGCTTCGCAAAGCATCGGCTCATGTTGAAGAGATTGAGGCTTTGCTTCTGGCTAACTACCATCTGACCCGAGTTCAGCTCGATGCGATGTGGACCTATGTAGGACATAAGGGGGAAAAAGCAACCATCCTGAAGAGGTCGATCGAGGCACATTCTGGCGAGGTACCGCGATAG
- a CDS encoding DUF2156 domain-containing protein produces MLSSCDFKPVTLSDRDFFVQHYRRFPQRHSDNTFTNMVCWNYYANYRYAIVQDCVLLSSTIAGKTRYRPPIGPRNPDLLHEVLALALKSDETRPFVVLDQETLEWISGIYPELQFQPERMYFDYVYLANDLAHLPGKGYSTIRRQLNQFMKTCSPLVEELGTDNIEEINDFVEQWCEWKDCDSNPDLASEKDALCFALAHYRELELSGIAIRSEGKIGAISLFEGQNEDTALVHFEKGLPDCKGIYRAINAETAKILAKKYTYINRESDMGVEGIREAKMRYHPHHMVQVHMLGREELEKVV; encoded by the coding sequence GTGCTGAGCTCTTGCGACTTCAAGCCGGTGACGCTCTCGGACAGGGACTTTTTCGTCCAGCACTACCGCCGGTTCCCTCAGAGGCACAGCGACAACACCTTCACCAACATGGTCTGCTGGAACTATTACGCCAACTACCGGTATGCTATTGTCCAGGACTGCGTGCTCCTCTCCAGCACCATTGCCGGCAAGACCCGCTACCGTCCTCCCATCGGGCCAAGAAATCCGGATCTCCTCCATGAGGTTCTGGCCCTCGCTCTGAAGAGCGATGAGACGAGGCCCTTTGTGGTGCTGGACCAGGAGACGCTGGAATGGATAAGCGGTATCTATCCGGAGCTGCAGTTTCAGCCCGAGAGGATGTACTTTGATTATGTCTATCTGGCGAATGATCTGGCCCATCTGCCTGGAAAGGGATACTCGACCATCAGGCGCCAGCTCAACCAGTTCATGAAGACCTGCAGTCCCCTGGTCGAGGAGTTGGGGACAGATAATATCGAGGAGATAAACGATTTCGTAGAGCAGTGGTGCGAGTGGAAGGACTGCGATTCAAACCCGGATCTGGCATCGGAGAAGGATGCCCTGTGCTTTGCCCTGGCCCATTATCGGGAGCTTGAGCTGTCGGGAATAGCCATCCGCTCGGAGGGAAAGATCGGGGCCATATCCCTCTTTGAGGGGCAAAACGAGGATACAGCGCTGGTCCACTTCGAGAAGGGGCTCCCTGACTGCAAAGGAATCTACCGGGCGATAAATGCCGAGACGGCCAAAATCCTGGCCAAAAAATACACCTATATCAACCGGGAGAGCGATATGGGTGTGGAGGGGATCCGGGAGGCGAAGATGCGCTATCATCCTCATCATATGGTCCAGGTGCATATGCTCGGCCGGGAAGAGCTGGAGAAGGTGGTCTGA
- a CDS encoding GNAT family N-acetyltransferase, with protein MPDKSLLDNNNCVVVEFVSRWKEEDIVELYRAGGWWREYMDPSHLNDLIQGSFLFAVAVDGRSGRAVGMGRVISDGVSDGYIQDLVVLADWQNMGLGRMIIEKLIEGCRARKIAWVGLIAEPGKEDFYDSIGFRKMPGHVPMLLDWEGQGC; from the coding sequence TTGCCGGACAAAAGCCTTTTAGACAATAACAATTGTGTAGTGGTCGAATTCGTCAGCCGCTGGAAAGAAGAGGACATAGTGGAGCTGTACCGGGCCGGCGGCTGGTGGAGGGAGTACATGGACCCATCTCATCTCAATGACCTGATTCAGGGAAGCTTTCTATTCGCAGTGGCGGTTGACGGAAGGAGTGGCAGGGCAGTGGGTATGGGCCGGGTGATCTCCGATGGGGTCTCAGATGGGTACATTCAGGATCTGGTGGTTTTAGCCGACTGGCAGAATATGGGATTAGGCAGGATGATAATTGAGAAGCTTATAGAGGGGTGCAGAGCCAGGAAAATCGCCTGGGTGGGCCTGATCGCCGAGCCGGGAAAGGAGGACTTTTACGATTCAATTGGATTTCGCAAAATGCCTGGGCATGTGCCCATGCTCCTGGATTGGGAGGGCCAAGGGTGCTGA
- a CDS encoding CDC48 family AAA ATPase, protein MTEGETVRLKASEANQGDVGKGIVRMGDEFMERIGIRPLDVVEIIGSRPTAALAVSAYTQDQGIDMIRMDGLIRSNAGTSIGQYVEVKRATWEEAKHVTLAPVTQGMQIFAPGDVLTKVFNGRPLLRGDVISTTSVRKPPTDSMGRETMFEEIFRGFLGAQAFGLGEIKLRVVSTSPGGIVKITEGTDIELLPQAVETPERSVPSVVYEDVGGLKPVITKVREMIELPLKHPELFDRLGIDPPKGVLLHGPPGTGKTMLAKAVANESDAYFISINGPEIMSKYYGESEKALRDLFEEAEKNTPAIIFLDELDSIAPKRGDVTGEVERRVVAQLLSLMDGLKERKNVIVIGSTNRPEALDMALRRPGRFDREIELGVPDMEGRLEIFQIHTRGMPLHEDVVLEDYAIETYGFVGADIAAVSREAAMNALRRILPQIDLDEPTIPKEILDRLIVQKSDFEAALREIQPSAMREILVEVPNVSWEDIGGLERVKDLMVEAVEWPLRNAESFQRLGIDAPKGILLYGPPGTGKTMLAKAVANESEANFITVKGSALLSKWYGESEKRVEEIFRKARQVAPSIIFLDELDALVPVRGGAMGEPHVTERIVNQLLSEIDGLEELHGVVVIGATNRPDIIDPALLRPGRFDELILVPVPDRESRRKIFQVHLKKSPLADDIDVEELLEQTDQYTGADIASLVRKAGRLALREDMAATRISQKHFLAALEEIGPSVTADTMKYYSSMARELRKKASREVERADIYA, encoded by the coding sequence ATGACCGAAGGAGAAACCGTTAGGCTGAAGGCATCTGAGGCCAATCAGGGCGATGTAGGAAAGGGCATTGTCAGGATGGGCGACGAGTTCATGGAACGAATCGGCATCCGTCCCCTGGATGTAGTGGAGATAATCGGATCGCGACCCACAGCTGCTCTGGCCGTGAGCGCCTACACTCAGGACCAGGGCATCGACATGATCAGAATGGACGGTCTAATTCGATCCAATGCCGGAACAAGCATCGGTCAGTATGTAGAGGTCAAGAGGGCGACCTGGGAAGAGGCCAAGCATGTAACGCTGGCCCCCGTCACCCAGGGCATGCAGATCTTCGCCCCGGGCGATGTCCTCACCAAGGTCTTCAACGGCCGACCGCTATTAAGAGGCGATGTCATCTCCACCACCAGCGTGAGAAAGCCCCCCACCGATTCCATGGGCAGGGAGACCATGTTCGAGGAGATCTTCCGGGGCTTTCTTGGTGCTCAGGCCTTTGGCCTGGGGGAGATCAAGCTCCGGGTGGTCTCCACCAGCCCGGGCGGAATCGTCAAGATCACCGAGGGGACGGACATAGAGCTCCTGCCCCAGGCGGTGGAGACGCCTGAACGCTCCGTGCCCTCAGTGGTCTACGAGGACGTCGGCGGCCTCAAGCCGGTGATAACCAAGGTCCGGGAGATGATTGAGCTTCCGCTGAAGCATCCAGAGCTCTTCGACCGCCTGGGCATCGATCCGCCCAAAGGAGTGCTGCTGCACGGCCCGCCCGGCACGGGAAAGACCATGCTGGCCAAGGCAGTGGCCAATGAGAGCGACGCCTACTTCATAAGCATCAACGGCCCGGAGATCATGTCCAAGTACTATGGGGAGAGCGAGAAAGCCCTCAGAGACCTGTTCGAGGAGGCGGAGAAGAACACTCCCGCCATCATCTTCTTAGACGAGCTGGACTCCATCGCCCCCAAGAGAGGAGATGTCACTGGAGAGGTGGAACGGAGGGTGGTAGCTCAGCTCTTATCTCTCATGGACGGGCTGAAGGAGAGGAAGAACGTCATAGTCATCGGCTCAACCAACCGTCCCGAGGCCCTGGACATGGCACTGCGCCGGCCGGGAAGGTTCGACCGGGAGATCGAGCTGGGCGTTCCGGATATGGAAGGAAGGCTGGAGATCTTCCAGATCCATACCCGGGGCATGCCCCTGCACGAGGACGTGGTCCTGGAGGACTATGCAATAGAGACCTACGGCTTCGTGGGAGCGGACATCGCTGCGGTCAGCCGTGAGGCGGCGATGAACGCCCTGCGGCGTATCCTGCCACAGATCGATCTGGACGAGCCCACCATTCCCAAGGAGATCTTGGACCGGCTCATAGTGCAGAAGAGCGACTTCGAGGCCGCCCTGCGGGAGATTCAGCCCTCGGCGATGAGAGAGATCCTGGTGGAGGTCCCCAATGTGAGCTGGGAGGACATAGGTGGCCTGGAGAGGGTCAAGGATCTGATGGTGGAAGCAGTTGAATGGCCGCTGCGCAATGCGGAAAGCTTCCAGCGCCTGGGCATTGATGCCCCCAAGGGAATCCTGCTCTACGGCCCGCCGGGCACGGGAAAGACCATGCTGGCAAAAGCGGTGGCCAATGAGAGCGAGGCGAACTTCATAACCGTCAAAGGGAGCGCACTGCTGTCCAAGTGGTACGGAGAGAGCGAGAAGAGAGTAGAAGAGATATTCAGGAAGGCGAGGCAGGTTGCTCCTTCCATCATATTCTTAGACGAGCTGGATGCCTTGGTCCCCGTCAGAGGGGGAGCGATGGGCGAGCCCCATGTCACCGAGAGGATAGTCAACCAGCTTCTAAGCGAGATAGACGGCCTGGAGGAGCTGCACGGAGTGGTGGTGATCGGAGCGACCAACCGGCCGGATATCATCGATCCTGCTCTTCTCAGGCCGGGAAGGTTCGATGAGCTGATACTGGTGCCCGTGCCGGACCGCGAGTCCCGGCGCAAGATCTTCCAGGTCCATCTGAAAAAGTCGCCCCTGGCAGATGATATCGACGTCGAGGAGCTGCTCGAGCAGACTGATCAGTATACGGGCGCAGACATCGCTTCTCTGGTCAGAAAGGCCGGGCGCCTGGCCCTCAGGGAGGATATGGCCGCCACCAGGATCAGCCAGAAGCATTTCCTTGCCGCCTTAGAGGAGATTGGGCCCTCGGTGACTGCGGATACGATGAAATACTATTCATCAATGGCCAGGGAGCTGCGCAAGAAGGCCTCCAGAGAGGTAGAGAGAGCTGATATATACGCTTGA
- a CDS encoding NAD-dependent epimerase/dehydratase family protein, translated as MLFAARDCGAKKLVYASSSAVYGDEPARAQAQGPDARSTVSLCCGQDHRRILC; from the coding sequence ATCCTTTTCGCAGCCAGGGATTGCGGGGCTAAAAAGTTGGTGTACGCATCATCTTCCGCCGTTTACGGAGATGAGCCTGCGCGGGCCCAAGCGCAAGGACCTGATGCCCGATCCACTGTATCCTTATGCTGCGGGCAAGATCACAGGCGAATATTATGCTAG
- a CDS encoding acylphosphatase translates to MKLKVTITGENVHNVGYRYFLMTSAIDQGLDGFNARNTMKGNEQQVVALIEGNEEAIAAFKKLAESQRPEHSLVSSIVFEDTNSNVMKTGEYAQVCTAIQLNKAIPLLLDMRDDLKEMKGDMKEMKGDIKEMKGDMKEMKGDMKEMKGDMKVVRKNTDIIPQIHEEIKGMREDIQPGYAAQFRLVQADIRAIKERLGMS, encoded by the coding sequence ATGAAGCTAAAAGTCACAATCACCGGCGAAAACGTGCACAACGTGGGCTACAGATATTTTCTCATGACCAGTGCCATAGACCAGGGTCTGGATGGTTTCAACGCCCGCAATACTATGAAGGGAAATGAACAGCAGGTAGTGGCCCTGATCGAGGGAAATGAAGAAGCAATTGCAGCCTTCAAGAAGCTAGCAGAGAGCCAAAGGCCGGAGCACTCCCTGGTATCGAGCATCGTATTTGAGGATACCAATAGCAATGTCATGAAGACAGGAGAATATGCCCAGGTTTGCACCGCAATCCAGCTAAACAAGGCTATCCCGCTGCTATTGGATATGAGGGATGATCTGAAAGAGATGAAGGGTGATATGAAAGAGATGAAGGGCGATATAAAAGAGATGAAGGGTGATATGAAAGAGATGAAGGGCGATATGAAAGAGATGAAGGGCGATATGAAAGTTGTAAGGAAGAACACCGACATAATACCTCAGATTCATGAAGAAATCAAAGGCATGAGAGAGGATATCCAGCCGGGATACGCAGCGCAATTCAGGCTGGTGCAGGCCGATATCCGGGCGATAAAAGAGCGTCTGGGCATGTCCTGA
- a CDS encoding RNA-guided endonuclease InsQ/TnpB family protein: MLKVLRYRIYPTKSQRTKMDDALELCRWTYNEVIAIRMNAYEQESKSLSYYDTKKLLPGWKEEKPELKQVHSQVLQEVVKRVDLAYQAFFRRVKAGENPGYPRFKGYGRYDSFTYTQSGFSLKPGKLWLSKIGDATIASMAASTKSRHIKIKLHRAVDGEIQRLNIRRMPTGKWFVSFLVEVEPDEPLPKTGLSIGVDVGLKSFITLSNGEQVDNPRFFVHEENALAKAQRKLSNAEKGTPERARALKVVHRVHERITNKRDDFVQKLSISLVKSYDLIAFEDLNIKGMVKNHCLAKHITDAAWNKLITTTSYKAEWAGKRVELVNPNGTSQICSGCGQVVQKDLSERVHRCSFCGLTLDRDHNAAINILRLGLQSVAKA, encoded by the coding sequence TTGCTGAAGGTGCTTCGCTATAGGATCTATCCTACAAAATCTCAGAGAACCAAGATGGATGACGCCTTGGAGCTTTGCAGATGGACCTATAACGAAGTAATAGCCATCAGGATGAACGCTTACGAGCAAGAAAGCAAATCTCTCTCCTATTACGATACCAAGAAGCTTTTGCCAGGATGGAAAGAAGAAAAGCCCGAATTGAAGCAAGTCCATTCTCAGGTTCTACAGGAAGTCGTCAAAAGAGTTGATTTGGCCTATCAAGCCTTCTTCCGAAGAGTCAAGGCAGGAGAAAACCCAGGATATCCCAGGTTCAAGGGCTATGGCAGGTACGATAGCTTCACCTATACTCAATCAGGCTTTTCCCTGAAGCCTGGCAAACTATGGTTATCCAAGATCGGAGATGCCACGATTGCATCGATGGCAGCCTCGACGAAGTCGAGGCATATCAAGATCAAGCTTCATAGAGCTGTAGATGGAGAAATCCAGAGGCTTAATATCAGAAGAATGCCTACTGGGAAATGGTTTGTATCCTTCCTGGTTGAAGTTGAACCAGATGAACCTCTTCCTAAGACGGGATTATCAATAGGCGTTGATGTGGGTTTAAAAAGCTTCATCACCCTATCCAATGGCGAGCAGGTAGATAATCCAAGATTCTTTGTTCATGAAGAAAATGCTCTGGCAAAGGCTCAGAGAAAGCTATCAAATGCAGAAAAAGGAACACCGGAAAGGGCTAGAGCCTTAAAAGTGGTTCATAGGGTTCATGAAAGAATTACCAACAAGAGGGATGATTTTGTTCAAAAGCTCTCCATATCCCTGGTTAAATCCTATGACTTGATAGCCTTCGAAGACTTGAATATCAAGGGCATGGTCAAGAATCATTGTCTTGCAAAGCATATTACAGATGCTGCTTGGAACAAACTGATAACTACCACGTCTTACAAGGCAGAATGGGCCGGTAAACGTGTCGAACTAGTGAATCCCAATGGCACATCTCAAATATGCTCTGGTTGCGGTCAAGTGGTTCAAAAAGATCTATCAGAAAGAGTCCACAGATGTTCTTTCTGTGGTCTGACTCTGGACAGGGACCATAACGCCGCTATAAACATTCTCAGACTGGGGCTACAGTCTGTGGCTAAAGCCTAG
- the tnpA gene encoding IS200/IS605 family transposase — MNKQGHWIRARGCVYNVYYHFVWSTKYRRKVLIGSIAEDLHWLHELIAKQKGITLINQEIMPDHVHLFVTAHPIFAPANIAKIFKGITAKKLFEKHPELRDQLLDGHLWNPSYYVGTCGDATKDVIERYVEMQKVK, encoded by the coding sequence ATGAATAAACAAGGGCATTGGATACGCGCAAGAGGATGCGTCTATAATGTGTATTACCACTTCGTATGGTCAACAAAGTATCGAAGGAAGGTTCTTATTGGTTCAATCGCCGAAGACCTTCATTGGTTGCATGAATTGATAGCAAAGCAGAAGGGTATTACATTGATCAATCAGGAGATTATGCCCGATCACGTTCACCTCTTTGTGACGGCTCATCCTATATTTGCTCCTGCTAACATTGCCAAGATCTTCAAAGGCATTACGGCAAAGAAGCTCTTTGAAAAGCATCCTGAACTAAGAGATCAGCTTTTGGATGGACATCTCTGGAATCCGTCTTATTATGTTGGCACCTGTGGAGATGCGACCAAAGATGTAATAGAACGCTATGTAGAGATGCAAAAGGTGAAGTGA
- a CDS encoding acylphosphatase: MIRLAAFLSGRVPGVGYRVKAITLADEMDPAGIIQDRLDKSVGSVLVIAEGKKKDESEWFTSAIAVKNALIHADNVDAQYSQGSGQHSAFRKIAGPKEVRERLPDGVEIVNYRFLKGAACLYAKSREA, encoded by the coding sequence ATGATCCGGCTGGCGGCTTTCTTATCGGGCAGAGTGCCGGGGGTCGGATACAGGGTTAAAGCAATCACTCTTGCCGATGAGATGGATCCGGCCGGCATTATCCAGGACCGCCTTGATAAGAGTGTTGGCAGTGTCCTGGTGATTGCTGAGGGAAAGAAGAAGGACGAATCTGAGTGGTTCACCTCAGCAATTGCAGTCAAGAACGCACTCATCCATGCGGATAATGTCGATGCCCAATACTCTCAGGGATCAGGACAACACTCAGCTTTCCGGAAGATTGCAGGTCCAAAAGAGGTCAGAGAGCGTCTTCCTGATGGCGTCGAGATAGTCAACTACCGCTTCCTGAAGGGCGCGGCTTGCCTCTACGCAAAAAGTCGCGAGGCGTAA
- a CDS encoding class I SAM-dependent methyltransferase produces MSKANKIYNHALNLSRRKAFLFFQKMGLHLTPNHFYIPIPDTRKLKMDLWKEPSDLNGIDINEEEQIKLLAMFSSKFKDEYEKIPRDKTSIPHQYYLNNGAFESVDAEILYCMIRHFKPRKVFEIGSGYSTLLAAQAVLKNEEEGYDNCELIAFEPYPNDTLKSGFHGLSKLVTAKIQDVPSCRFNELNKNDILFIDSSHVLMIGSDVQYEYLNIMPKLKKGVLVHIHDIFLPAEYPKEWILEDFRFWNEQYLLQAFLIYNQAFEVLWMGNYMNLMHSNELEAAFSSYKKGKISPGSFWMRKKI; encoded by the coding sequence ATGAGCAAAGCCAATAAAATATATAATCATGCTTTGAACTTATCAAGAAGGAAGGCCTTCTTATTTTTTCAAAAAATGGGACTTCATTTGACACCAAACCATTTCTACATCCCGATTCCTGACACGAGAAAGTTGAAAATGGATTTATGGAAAGAACCGTCGGACCTCAATGGTATTGATATCAACGAGGAGGAACAAATTAAGCTTCTCGCGATGTTTTCCTCGAAATTTAAAGATGAATATGAAAAGATTCCCAGAGATAAAACATCGATTCCTCATCAATACTATTTAAATAATGGTGCTTTTGAATCGGTAGATGCTGAAATCTTGTATTGCATGATTCGACATTTTAAGCCCAGAAAGGTATTCGAGATAGGATCAGGATATTCAACCCTATTGGCCGCTCAAGCGGTTTTAAAAAATGAGGAAGAGGGTTATGATAATTGTGAGCTGATCGCCTTTGAACCTTATCCGAATGATACCCTGAAGTCTGGCTTTCATGGACTTTCAAAGCTTGTTACTGCAAAAATTCAGGACGTTCCGTCGTGCAGGTTTAATGAACTAAATAAGAATGATATACTGTTTATCGACTCAAGCCATGTATTGATGATTGGAAGCGATGTCCAGTACGAATATCTCAATATAATGCCAAAACTTAAAAAAGGGGTTTTGGTTCATATTCATGATATATTCTTGCCCGCGGAATATCCCAAAGAATGGATATTAGAGGACTTCAGATTCTGGAATGAGCAATATTTATTACAGGCATTTCTAATTTATAATCAGGCTTTTGAAGTATTATGGATGGGAAACTACATGAACCTTATGCATTCTAATGAATTGGAGGCGGCTTTTAGTTCTTATAAGAAGGGGAAAATTTCTCCGGGGAGTTTTTGGATGAGAAAGAAAATATGA
- a CDS encoding type II toxin-antitoxin system HicB family antitoxin produces MFAEYIQAALERAEYEVMEDDEPEPYYAHVPDLPGVWATGRTFEDCRKELVSVIEGWIALRLRFGDPIPPIDSHTINASSEPICIV; encoded by the coding sequence ATGTTTGCAGAATACATTCAAGCAGCTTTAGAGCGGGCCGAATATGAGGTAATGGAAGATGATGAGCCTGAGCCTTATTACGCTCATGTGCCAGATCTTCCTGGTGTATGGGCTACAGGCAGGACCTTCGAGGATTGTCGCAAGGAGCTAGTTTCCGTTATTGAGGGATGGATCGCTTTGAGGCTGAGATTTGGAGATCCAATACCACCTATTGATAGCCATACGATAAATGCTTCCTCGGAGCCCATTTGCATTGTCTAA
- a CDS encoding acylphosphatase produces the protein MIRVEIIAGGDVQRVGFRDAVWKIARNLGLSGTVQNLEPYDVSIVAEGEEDALKEFLKAINIQDGPIRVQKLKVNWSAATGEFLYFKILRGDWQEELGERFDVAVGLLHRGIEVGEQNLMVSKENLMVSKENLSIGKMMLEKQDKMLEKQDKMIEKQDGMLEKQDRTIETQDETLDEIRGMRSDLHENANKRLARIEDDIVEIKRSIRELGGSCN, from the coding sequence ATGATTCGCGTGGAGATCATTGCTGGGGGAGACGTCCAGAGGGTTGGATTCCGGGATGCCGTCTGGAAGATCGCCCGCAACCTGGGGCTCTCCGGCACCGTTCAAAACCTGGAGCCATACGACGTAAGCATCGTGGCCGAAGGAGAGGAGGATGCCTTAAAGGAGTTTTTGAAGGCCATAAATATCCAGGATGGGCCAATCAGAGTACAGAAGCTGAAGGTAAATTGGTCTGCCGCGACGGGCGAGTTTCTGTACTTTAAGATCTTGAGGGGAGACTGGCAGGAAGAGCTGGGCGAAAGGTTCGATGTTGCTGTCGGCCTGCTGCATAGAGGTATCGAGGTAGGCGAGCAGAACCTGATGGTTAGCAAAGAAAACCTAATGGTGAGCAAAGAGAATTTGTCCATCGGAAAGATGATGCTCGAAAAGCAAGATAAAATGCTTGAAAAACAGGATAAGATGATCGAAAAACAGGACGGGATGCTTGAGAAGCAAGACCGTACGATTGAGACGCAGGACGAGACCCTTGATGAGATTCGTGGCATGAGATCCGATCTGCATGAAAATGCGAACAAGCGGTTGGCTCGAATTGAAGATGATATCGTTGAGATCAAGAGGTCTATAAGGGAGCTCGGTGGAAGCTGCAACTAG
- a CDS encoding DUF3368 domain-containing protein, whose translation MLLDAKRAGHIIAVKPSLDKLQELGFRLAWRRNIILLLYHSRAHACGFIICPVCGTVKPQRRERHRGEKTKLNHKEHKAHKELPKVASIS comes from the coding sequence GTGCTTCTAGATGCCAAACGAGCCGGCCACATAATTGCAGTGAAGCCCTCTCTTGATAAGTTACAGGAATTGGGATTTCGCCTAGCGTGGCGTAGAAATATAATATTACTGTTATATCACAGTCGGGCCCATGCATGTGGGTTCATCATATGCCCGGTGTGCGGTACGGTGAAACCACAGAGACGAGAGAGGCACAGAGGAGAAAAAACAAAATTGAACCACAAAGAACACAAAGCTCACAAAGAACTCCCAAAGGTTGCTTCGATTTCCTGA
- a CDS encoding winged helix-turn-helix domain-containing protein → MLQKCAGGGASKTQIVQKSCLNFRIVVPYLDLLTNRGLVVRAEGQIPVCTGLPPKGEKALGHPREAQKLHKRRRMGWQRETMSCERL, encoded by the coding sequence ATCTTACAAAAGTGTGCGGGGGGAGGGGCAAGCAAAACGCAGATTGTCCAGAAATCCTGCCTGAATTTTCGCATCGTCGTTCCGTATCTCGACCTCCTCACCAACCGCGGCCTGGTGGTGCGCGCAGAGGGCCAGATACCAGTGTGTACAGGACTACCTCCGAAGGGCGAGAAGGCTCTCGGGCACCCGCGAGAGGCCCAGAAGTTGCATAAGAGGCGGAGGATGGGCTGGCAGCGCGAGACAATGTCATGCGAAAGGCTTTAA
- a CDS encoding antitoxin family protein — protein sequence MGIKIRARYEGNALKPFKEIGLKEGDEVEIVVKKSAVDEFHGMMKIPKKLADEIIEMEMWD from the coding sequence ATGGGTATCAAGATCAGGGCAAGATACGAGGGTAATGCATTGAAGCCTTTCAAGGAAATAGGTTTAAAGGAAGGAGATGAAGTAGAGATCGTCGTAAAGAAAAGCGCAGTCGATGAATTTCACGGAATGATGAAAATACCAAAGAAACTGGCCGATGAGATCATTGAAATGGAGATGTGGGATTGA